One stretch of Cottoperca gobio unplaced genomic scaffold, fCotGob3.1 fCotGob3_402arrow_ctg1, whole genome shotgun sequence DNA includes these proteins:
- the arap3 gene encoding arf-GAP with Rho-GAP domain, ANK repeat and PH domain-containing protein 3 isoform X3, translated as MLVVMASLDGSTPVETLLAAVHLERYLDTFRQAGLLLARDFTHLDNDALVSLGVTATGHRKRIKRLVIHIQRTDSQKENQKADLPRDRCQSVTDISSPEQGCCAALLRQSSGSVNFETFRNSSAPNLADMLTNSDSSRPAVKPVPKPRTVFNRRRTAPIHFCTTPDPAPPPPRRLSQESICFTVLEGLTAGDTPGHRLTSDLNEKSTNRRPSQAERRRPSRSLSLSDAGGLLPPVPLRLNRGFPLAIFQGSPPSSSSPVRTEQTLPVNSCPDSLDNSRLSGSSPSGSPRGGGMEMVSNEIYWGTLPGSAAPSGARGYCSQQSPPPTPPRQTPDKNAERNSGSTLSNNSSGSARASTDDPEEEISPYCETVFQTRRNPHICESERRGEDRHAEDHGCQKFSWTKRLSPALHPVDSQGYCTVGEPPLPIRYLSLPTHSFPSDADDDLTISPYASYTSLTERALPIISGWLDKLSPQGNYVFQKRYVKFDGKNLTYFGSEKDVYPKGVIPLAAIQMARPTKDHKFEIVTSQRIFVFRTDNEVLRRRWVVTLQEHVRDQLVFGRRRFGPGAHCQRHGALELKGTKSKVYAAINTEQIWIYKSEQCFRNGIGITVIEARGATIRDGKHKSFDLISPYKTFSFTAESEREKKDWMEALQEAIAETLSDYEVAEKIWSNRSNRMCADCKALNPDWASINLSVVICKNCAGQHRGLGTMVSKVQSLKLDTSVWSNEIVQLFIMLGNDRANDFWAARLSVWDELDRDASAEQRRDFIRQKYGVGRFRLPHPAFSSHEELLKVLCSAVSEQTLLKTVTRIFSEAESARVADDSNGCQRHLPLLDRCIASDPGVYDEIMQPVLHSGYLYKSGSVHRGTLYRKTREDFQKFWCLVDRSLLFYESDRSAEACMQISVRDIVCLGVSRPDASNNNNGFLDRFRYTFEMYLTSEKLYQFGLETADALHSWTKSIGKAATPLSCHCLLTREFERVGLLRYRAMLDPQQWKEAYFVLQKSNLFICPRNDGAAEDIINLNRLQELSIASETENHEKKDILVLVEKGRTLHLQGVGRTDFSLWYSDIQRAAGGKGNTLREQQLSRNDIPIIVDSCIAFITQYGLGHEGIYRKNGAKSRIKLLMGEFRKDARNVKLRIGDHFIEDVTDVLKRFFREVDDPIFMADLHPLWQDAAKIPQKSPRLDRYKEIIRSLPRVNRTTLAALISHLYRVQKCADLNQMCTKNLSLLFAPSLFQTDGNGEHEVKVVEDLIDNYLYVFDIDEEHQTQIELEISLITTWKDTQLSQAGDLIVEVYLETKTPDCCVTLKVSPTMCAEELTNQVLFMRNVPPGDKDVWMTFESIEDGQLERPLHPKEKVLEQALQWCKMADPSSAYLVVKRVPRGEGINILTCMSKTHTHTLTSYKSDIMKVGLLKSREEPPKLLQGNKFQERTFQIRNLKLLLLKDKKSIKQEKEWCLKSMKIYIGIRRKLKAPSRWGFTVMSDKHQLFLCCSCEAELWDWITSFLKAQNDDPGPPVLRRHSSSDISKQKFGTMPLVPIRGDESNSSMLSANQTLRKLHDRRTLSMYFPMKVQQDSFEERSESPDLPEPLYEEVGDFGLQVLKSLESSFLSSSATETQEVPELPPLRLVPVEHVTVPKPVSAELLQQSGGCTAAQELLLQELSSAFTKKTGEEEEEEKEVQEKKEQEEVQEEEEEEQEVQERPYDV; from the exons GTACCTGGACACCTTCCGTCAAGCCGGTCTCCTATTGGCTAGAGACTTCACACACCTGGATAACGACGCCCTGGTTAGCCTAGGTGTAACCGCCACAGGACACAGGAAGAGAATCAAACGATTGGTCATTCACATTCAGAGGACAGAcagtcaaaaagaaaatcagaaagcTGATCTCCCACGTGACCGCTGTCAGTCTGTGACGGACATTTCTTCACCGGAGCAAGGTTGCTGCGCTGCACTGCTCCGTCAGTCGTCAGGGTCCGTTAACTTTGAAACGTTCAGGAACAGCTCGGCTCCGAACCTAGCCGACATGCTGACCAACTCCGACAGCAGCAGGCCTGCGGTGAAGCCGGTTCCCAAACCCAGAACCGTCTTCAACCGCCGTCGAACAGCACCCATCCACTTCTGTACAACACCTGACCCTGCACCGCCCCCGCCCAGGAGGCTTTCCCAGGAGTCCATCTGTTTCACTGTGTTGGAGGGTTTGACTGCGGGGGACACGCCTGGCCACaggttgacctctgacctcaatGAGAAGTCGACCAACCGCAGGCCAAGCCaggcggagaggaggaggccCAGTCGCAGCTTATCTCTGTCAGACGCTGGAGGGTTGTTACCCCCCGTTCCCCTGCGGCTGAACCGTGGGTTCCCCCTGGCCATTTTCCAGGGGTCCCCgccatcttcttcttcacctgtACGGACAGAGCAGACACTTCCTGTGAATTCCTGTCCTGATAGTCTTGACAACAGCAGGCTCTCTGGATCCTCACCCTCTGGGTCACCCAGAGGAGGTGGGATGGAGATGGTCTCTAATGAGATCTACTGGGGGACTTTACCTGGTTCTGCTGCCCCCAGTGGAGCGAGAGGTTACTGCAGCCAGCAGTCGCCCCCCCCGACTCCACCCAGACAAACACCTGACAAGAACGCCGAGAGGAACAG TGGCAGCACTTTAAGTAACAACTCTTCAGGATCAGCCAGAG CTTCAACAGACGACCCCGAGGAGGAGATCAGCCCGTACTGTGAAACTGTTTTCCAAACCAGAAGAAATCCACACATCTGTGAG AGTGAAAGGAGGGGGGAGGACAGACACGCAGAGGATCATGG GTGTCAGAAGTTCTCCTGGACGAAGCGTTTGTCTCCGGCTCTCCACCCCGTAGACTCTCAGGGTTACTGCACTGTCGGAGAACCTCCACTCCCCATCCGCTACCTCTCCCTGCCCACCCACAGCTTCCCCTCAGATGCCGACGACGATCTGACCATCTCCCCCTACGCCAGCTACACCTCCCTGACCGAGAGAGCCCTCCCCATCATCAGCGGCTGGCTGGACAAGCTGTCCCCACAGGG gaaCTACGTTTTCCAGAAGCGCTATGTGAAGTTTGATGGCAAAAACCTGACGTACTTCGGCAGTGAGAAG gacGTTTACCCTAAAGGAGTCATCCCATTGGCTGCCATCCAGATGGCCCGTCCAACCAAAGACCACAAGTTTGAAATCGTGACGAGTCAGCGGATCTTTGTTTTCAGGACTGATAATGAAG TGCTGAGGCGGCGCTGGGTCGTCACGCTGCAGGAGCAcgtcagagatcagctggtgTTCGGTCGGCGGCGGTTCGGCCCCGGAGCTCACTGTCAGAGACATGGAGCCCTCGAGCTTAAGGGGACCAAGTCCAAAGTGTACGCCGCCATCAACACGGAGCAGATCTGGATCTACAAGAGTGAACAG TGTTTCCGTAACGGGATCGGCATCACGGTGATCGAAGCTCGAGGAGCGACAATCAGAGACGGAAAACACAAGAGCTTCGACCTCATCAGTCCGTACAAAACCTTCAG CTTCACGGCGGAGTCGGAGCGGGAGAAGAAGGACTGGATGGAGGCGCTGCAGGAGGCCATCGCAGAGACGCTGTCGGACTACGAGGTGGCCGAGAAGATCTGGTCCAACCGGTCCAACAGGATGTGTGCCGACTGCAAGGCCCTGAACCCCGACTGGGCCTCCATCAACCTGAGCGTGGTTATCTGCAAGAACTGTGCAG ggcagCACAGAGGCTTGGGGACGATGGTCTCAAAGGTTCAGAGTCTGAAGCTGGACACCAGCGTGTGGAGCAACGAGATCGTCCAG ctcttCATCATGCTGGGTAACGACCGGGCCAATGATTTCTGGGCGGCCCGTCTGTCGGTGTGGGATGAGTTGGACCGTGACGCCTCCGCTGAGCAGAGGAGAGACTTCATCCGTCAGAAGTACGGAGTGGGACGCTTCCGCCTGCCCCACCCTGCGTTTAGCAGCCATGAAGAGCTGCTCAAG GTCTTGTGCTCGGCCGTCTCTGAACAGACTCTTCTGAAAACTGTCACTCGCATTTTCTCGGAGGCAGAGTCAGCTCGCGTTGCCGACGACTCCAACGGCTGCCAACGACACCTTCCCCTACTGGATCGCTGCATCGCATCAG ACCCCGGCGTGTACGATGAGATCATGCAGCCCGTCCTTCACTCCGGTTACCTCTACAAGTCTGGCTCTGTTCACAGAGGGACGCTGTACAGGAAGACTAGagaag ACTTCCAGAAGTTCTGGTGTTTGGTGGATCGGTCTCTGCTCTTCTACGAGTCGGACCGCTCAGCTGAAGCCTGCATGCAGATCAGCGTCAGAGACATCGTGTGTTTGGGCGTCAGTCGACCCGACgcctccaacaacaacaacggctTCCTCGACAG GTTTCGTTACACCTTCGAGATGTATTTGACTTCGGAGAAACTTTATCAGTTTGGTTTGGAGACGGCCGACGCTCTGCACAGCTGGACCAAATCCATCGGGAAG GCAGCGACACCTCTCAGCTGTCACTGCCTATTGACTCGTGAGTTTGAGCGTGTCGGCCTGCTGCGGTACAGAGCCATGTTGGACCCTCAGCAGTGGAAGGAGGCTTACTTTGTCCTGCAGAAGTCCAACCTCTTCATCTGTCCCCGGAACGACGGAGCGGCGGAGGACATCATCAACTTGAACCGCCTGCAGGAGCTCA GTATCGCCTCCGAGACCGAGAACCACGAGAAGAAGGACATCCTGGTGCTAGTAGAAAAAGGGAG GACTCTCCACTTGCAGGGCGTCGGCCGGACAGATTTTTCTCTGTGGTACTCGGACATCCAGCGAGCGGCCGGCGGTAAAGGAAACACTTTGAGGGAGCAGCAGCTGAGCAGAAACGACATCCCCATCATCGTGGACAGCTGCATCGCCTTCATCACTCAGTATG GTCTGGGCCACGAGGGGATCTACAGGAAGAACGGGGCCAAATCCAGAATCAAACTCTTAATGGGGGAGTTTCGTAAAGACGCCCGCAATGTCAAGCTGCGGATCGGAGACCACTTCATCGAGGATGTGACGGACGTCCTGAAGAGGTTCTTCAGGGAGGTGGACGACCCCATCTTCATGGCAGACCTCCACCCATTGTGGCAGGACGCCGCCA AAATCCCTCAGAAGAGTCCGAGGTTGGACCGTTACAAAGAGATCATCCGGAGTCTTCCTCGAGTTAACAGGACCACTCTGGCTGCTCTCATCAGTCACCTGTACAG AGTCCAGAAGTGCGCCGATCTGAACCAGATGTGCACCAAGAACCTGTCGCTGCTGTTCGCTCCCAGTCTGTTCCAGACTGATGGGAATGGAGAGCACGAGGTGAAGGTCGTGGAGGATCTGATAGACAACTACCTGTACGTCTTTGAT ATCGACGAGGAGCATCAGACTCAGATCGAGCTGGAAATCAGCCTCATCACCACCTGGAAGGACACTCAG ctgtctCAGGCCGGGGACCTGATCGTCGAAGTGTATCTGGAGACGAAGACGCCCGATTGCTGTGTCACCCTCAAG GTGTCTCCCACCATGTGTGCTGAGGAGCTGACCAATCAGGTGCTGTTCATGAGGAACGTCCCGCCAGGGGACAAAGACGTCTGGATGACCTTCGAGTCCATCGAGGACGGACAGCTGG AGCGTCCGTTACACCCCAAAGAGAAAGTCCTAGAGCAGGCTCTGCAGTGGTGCAAGATGGCCGATCCCAGCTCAGCCTACCTGGTGGTGAAGAGAGTTCCTAGAGGAGAAGGCATTAACATCCTCACCTGTATgtccaagacacacacacacaccctcacct CCTATAAGAGTGACATCATGAAGGTCGGTCTGTTGAAGAGTCGTGAGGAACCTCCGAAGCTGCTTCAGGGGAACAAGTTCCAGGAGAGAACGTTCCAGATCAGAAAcctcaaactgctgctgcttaaGGACAAGAAG AGCATCAAACAAGAGAAGGAATGGTGTCTGAAGTCCATGAAGATCTATATTGGCATCCGCAGGAAACTGAAGGCTCCGAGcag ATGGGGATTTACGGTGATGTCAGACAAACACCAGCT GTTTCTGTGTTGTAGCTGTGAGGCTGAACTGTGGGACTGGATCACCAGCTTCCTCAAAGCTCAG AACGATGACCCGGGTCCTCCGGTTCTGAGGCGTCACTCCTCCTCAGACATCTCCAAGCAGAAGTTCGGCACGATGCCGCTAGTCCCGATCAGAGGAGACGAGAGCAACAGCAGCATGCTGTCGGCCAATCAAACGCTG AGGAAGTTGCATGATAGAAGGACTCTCTCCATGTACTTT CCCATGAAGGTTCAGCAGGATTCGTTTGAGGAGCGTTCGGAGTCTCCTGACCTCCCCGAGCCGCTCTACGAGGAGGTCGGGGACTTCGGCCTTCAGGTCCTTAAATCTCTGGAAAGTAGCTTCCTGTCCAGCAGCGCCACAGAGACCCAGGAGGTCCCAGAACTCCCGCCGCTCAGACTGGTTCCTGTGGAGCACGTGACGGTCCCGAAACCGGTCTCTGCGGAGCTCctgcagcagagcggaggctgcacagcagcacaggagctgctgctgcaggagctgtCGTCAGCCTTCACCAAGAAGAccggggaggaagaggaggaggagaaggaggtgcaggagaagaaggagcaggaggaagtgcaggaggaggaagaggaggagcaggaggtgcAGGAGAGGCCGTATGATgtctga
- the arap3 gene encoding arf-GAP with Rho-GAP domain, ANK repeat and PH domain-containing protein 3 isoform X4, protein MLVVMASLDGSTPVETLLAAVHLERYLDTFRQAGLLLARDFTHLDNDALVSLGVTATGHRKRIKRLVIHIQRTDSQKENQKADLPRDRCQSVTDISSPEQGCCAALLRQSSGSVNFETFRNSSAPNLADMLTNSDSSRPAVKPVPKPRTVFNRRRTAPIHFCTTPDPAPPPPRRLSQESICFTVLEGLTAGDTPGHRLTSDLNEKSTNRRPSQAERRRPSRSLSLSDAGGLLPPVPLRLNRGFPLAIFQGSPPSSSSPVRTEQTLPVNSCPDSLDNSRLSGSSPSGSPRGGGMEMVSNEIYWGTLPGSAAPSGARGYCSQQSPPPTPPRQTPDKNAERNSGSTLSNNSSGSARASTDDPEEEISPYCETVFQTRRNPHICESERRGEDRHAEDHGCQKFSWTKRLSPALHPVDSQGYCTVGEPPLPIRYLSLPTHSFPSDADDDLTISPYASYTSLTERALPIISGWLDKLSPQGNYVFQKRYVKFDGKNLTYFGSEKDVYPKGVIPLAAIQMARPTKDHKFEIVTSQRIFVFRTDNEVLRRRWVVTLQEHVRDQLVFGRRRFGPGAHCQRHGALELKGTKSKVYAAINTEQIWIYKSEQCFRNGIGITVIEARGATIRDGKHKSFDLISPYKTFSFTAESEREKKDWMEALQEAIAETLSDYEVAEKIWSNRSNRMCADCKALNPDWASINLSVVICKNCAGQHRGLGTMVSKVQSLKLDTSVWSNEIVQLFIMLGNDRANDFWAARLSVWDELDRDASAEQRRDFIRQKYGVGRFRLPHPAFSSHEELLKVLCSAVSEQTLLKTVTRIFSEAESARVADDSNGCQRHLPLLDRCIASDPGVYDEIMQPVLHSGYLYKSGSVHRGTLYRKTREDFQKFWCLVDRSLLFYESDRSAEACMQISVRDIVCLGVSRPDASNNNNGFLDRFRYTFEMYLTSEKLYQFGLETADALHSWTKSIGKAATPLSCHCLLTREFERVGLLRYRAMLDPQQWKEAYFVLQKSNLFICPRNDGAAEDIINLNRLQELSIASETENHEKKDILVLVEKGRTLHLQGVGRTDFSLWYSDIQRAAGGKGNTLREQQLSRNDIPIIVDSCIAFITQYGLGHEGIYRKNGAKSRIKLLMGEFRKDARNVKLRIGDHFIEDVTDVLKRFFREVDDPIFMADLHPLWQDAAKIPQKSPRLDRYKEIIRSLPRVNRTTLAALISHLYRVQKCADLNQMCTKNLSLLFAPSLFQTDGNGEHEVKVVEDLIDNYLYVFDIDEEHQTQIELEISLITTWKDTQLSQAGDLIVEVYLETKTPDCCVTLKVSPTMCAEELTNQVLFMRNVPPGDKDVWMTFESIEDGQLERPLHPKEKVLEQALQWCKMADPSSAYLVVKRVPRGEGINILTSYKSDIMKVGLLKSREEPPKLLQGNKFQERTFQIRNLKLLLLKDKKSIKQEKEWCLKSMKIYIGIRRKLKAPSRWGFTVMSDKHQLFLCCSCEAELWDWITSFLKAQNDDPGPPVLRRHSSSDISKQKFGTMPLVPIRGDESNSSMLSANQTLRKLHDRRTLSMYFPMKVQQDSFEERSESPDLPEPLYEEVGDFGLQVLKSLESSFLSSSATETQEVPELPPLRLVPVEHVTVPKPVSAELLQQSGGCTAAQELLLQELSSAFTKKTGEEEEEEKEVQEKKEQEEVQEEEEEEQEVQERPYDV, encoded by the exons GTACCTGGACACCTTCCGTCAAGCCGGTCTCCTATTGGCTAGAGACTTCACACACCTGGATAACGACGCCCTGGTTAGCCTAGGTGTAACCGCCACAGGACACAGGAAGAGAATCAAACGATTGGTCATTCACATTCAGAGGACAGAcagtcaaaaagaaaatcagaaagcTGATCTCCCACGTGACCGCTGTCAGTCTGTGACGGACATTTCTTCACCGGAGCAAGGTTGCTGCGCTGCACTGCTCCGTCAGTCGTCAGGGTCCGTTAACTTTGAAACGTTCAGGAACAGCTCGGCTCCGAACCTAGCCGACATGCTGACCAACTCCGACAGCAGCAGGCCTGCGGTGAAGCCGGTTCCCAAACCCAGAACCGTCTTCAACCGCCGTCGAACAGCACCCATCCACTTCTGTACAACACCTGACCCTGCACCGCCCCCGCCCAGGAGGCTTTCCCAGGAGTCCATCTGTTTCACTGTGTTGGAGGGTTTGACTGCGGGGGACACGCCTGGCCACaggttgacctctgacctcaatGAGAAGTCGACCAACCGCAGGCCAAGCCaggcggagaggaggaggccCAGTCGCAGCTTATCTCTGTCAGACGCTGGAGGGTTGTTACCCCCCGTTCCCCTGCGGCTGAACCGTGGGTTCCCCCTGGCCATTTTCCAGGGGTCCCCgccatcttcttcttcacctgtACGGACAGAGCAGACACTTCCTGTGAATTCCTGTCCTGATAGTCTTGACAACAGCAGGCTCTCTGGATCCTCACCCTCTGGGTCACCCAGAGGAGGTGGGATGGAGATGGTCTCTAATGAGATCTACTGGGGGACTTTACCTGGTTCTGCTGCCCCCAGTGGAGCGAGAGGTTACTGCAGCCAGCAGTCGCCCCCCCCGACTCCACCCAGACAAACACCTGACAAGAACGCCGAGAGGAACAG TGGCAGCACTTTAAGTAACAACTCTTCAGGATCAGCCAGAG CTTCAACAGACGACCCCGAGGAGGAGATCAGCCCGTACTGTGAAACTGTTTTCCAAACCAGAAGAAATCCACACATCTGTGAG AGTGAAAGGAGGGGGGAGGACAGACACGCAGAGGATCATGG GTGTCAGAAGTTCTCCTGGACGAAGCGTTTGTCTCCGGCTCTCCACCCCGTAGACTCTCAGGGTTACTGCACTGTCGGAGAACCTCCACTCCCCATCCGCTACCTCTCCCTGCCCACCCACAGCTTCCCCTCAGATGCCGACGACGATCTGACCATCTCCCCCTACGCCAGCTACACCTCCCTGACCGAGAGAGCCCTCCCCATCATCAGCGGCTGGCTGGACAAGCTGTCCCCACAGGG gaaCTACGTTTTCCAGAAGCGCTATGTGAAGTTTGATGGCAAAAACCTGACGTACTTCGGCAGTGAGAAG gacGTTTACCCTAAAGGAGTCATCCCATTGGCTGCCATCCAGATGGCCCGTCCAACCAAAGACCACAAGTTTGAAATCGTGACGAGTCAGCGGATCTTTGTTTTCAGGACTGATAATGAAG TGCTGAGGCGGCGCTGGGTCGTCACGCTGCAGGAGCAcgtcagagatcagctggtgTTCGGTCGGCGGCGGTTCGGCCCCGGAGCTCACTGTCAGAGACATGGAGCCCTCGAGCTTAAGGGGACCAAGTCCAAAGTGTACGCCGCCATCAACACGGAGCAGATCTGGATCTACAAGAGTGAACAG TGTTTCCGTAACGGGATCGGCATCACGGTGATCGAAGCTCGAGGAGCGACAATCAGAGACGGAAAACACAAGAGCTTCGACCTCATCAGTCCGTACAAAACCTTCAG CTTCACGGCGGAGTCGGAGCGGGAGAAGAAGGACTGGATGGAGGCGCTGCAGGAGGCCATCGCAGAGACGCTGTCGGACTACGAGGTGGCCGAGAAGATCTGGTCCAACCGGTCCAACAGGATGTGTGCCGACTGCAAGGCCCTGAACCCCGACTGGGCCTCCATCAACCTGAGCGTGGTTATCTGCAAGAACTGTGCAG ggcagCACAGAGGCTTGGGGACGATGGTCTCAAAGGTTCAGAGTCTGAAGCTGGACACCAGCGTGTGGAGCAACGAGATCGTCCAG ctcttCATCATGCTGGGTAACGACCGGGCCAATGATTTCTGGGCGGCCCGTCTGTCGGTGTGGGATGAGTTGGACCGTGACGCCTCCGCTGAGCAGAGGAGAGACTTCATCCGTCAGAAGTACGGAGTGGGACGCTTCCGCCTGCCCCACCCTGCGTTTAGCAGCCATGAAGAGCTGCTCAAG GTCTTGTGCTCGGCCGTCTCTGAACAGACTCTTCTGAAAACTGTCACTCGCATTTTCTCGGAGGCAGAGTCAGCTCGCGTTGCCGACGACTCCAACGGCTGCCAACGACACCTTCCCCTACTGGATCGCTGCATCGCATCAG ACCCCGGCGTGTACGATGAGATCATGCAGCCCGTCCTTCACTCCGGTTACCTCTACAAGTCTGGCTCTGTTCACAGAGGGACGCTGTACAGGAAGACTAGagaag ACTTCCAGAAGTTCTGGTGTTTGGTGGATCGGTCTCTGCTCTTCTACGAGTCGGACCGCTCAGCTGAAGCCTGCATGCAGATCAGCGTCAGAGACATCGTGTGTTTGGGCGTCAGTCGACCCGACgcctccaacaacaacaacggctTCCTCGACAG GTTTCGTTACACCTTCGAGATGTATTTGACTTCGGAGAAACTTTATCAGTTTGGTTTGGAGACGGCCGACGCTCTGCACAGCTGGACCAAATCCATCGGGAAG GCAGCGACACCTCTCAGCTGTCACTGCCTATTGACTCGTGAGTTTGAGCGTGTCGGCCTGCTGCGGTACAGAGCCATGTTGGACCCTCAGCAGTGGAAGGAGGCTTACTTTGTCCTGCAGAAGTCCAACCTCTTCATCTGTCCCCGGAACGACGGAGCGGCGGAGGACATCATCAACTTGAACCGCCTGCAGGAGCTCA GTATCGCCTCCGAGACCGAGAACCACGAGAAGAAGGACATCCTGGTGCTAGTAGAAAAAGGGAG GACTCTCCACTTGCAGGGCGTCGGCCGGACAGATTTTTCTCTGTGGTACTCGGACATCCAGCGAGCGGCCGGCGGTAAAGGAAACACTTTGAGGGAGCAGCAGCTGAGCAGAAACGACATCCCCATCATCGTGGACAGCTGCATCGCCTTCATCACTCAGTATG GTCTGGGCCACGAGGGGATCTACAGGAAGAACGGGGCCAAATCCAGAATCAAACTCTTAATGGGGGAGTTTCGTAAAGACGCCCGCAATGTCAAGCTGCGGATCGGAGACCACTTCATCGAGGATGTGACGGACGTCCTGAAGAGGTTCTTCAGGGAGGTGGACGACCCCATCTTCATGGCAGACCTCCACCCATTGTGGCAGGACGCCGCCA AAATCCCTCAGAAGAGTCCGAGGTTGGACCGTTACAAAGAGATCATCCGGAGTCTTCCTCGAGTTAACAGGACCACTCTGGCTGCTCTCATCAGTCACCTGTACAG AGTCCAGAAGTGCGCCGATCTGAACCAGATGTGCACCAAGAACCTGTCGCTGCTGTTCGCTCCCAGTCTGTTCCAGACTGATGGGAATGGAGAGCACGAGGTGAAGGTCGTGGAGGATCTGATAGACAACTACCTGTACGTCTTTGAT ATCGACGAGGAGCATCAGACTCAGATCGAGCTGGAAATCAGCCTCATCACCACCTGGAAGGACACTCAG ctgtctCAGGCCGGGGACCTGATCGTCGAAGTGTATCTGGAGACGAAGACGCCCGATTGCTGTGTCACCCTCAAG GTGTCTCCCACCATGTGTGCTGAGGAGCTGACCAATCAGGTGCTGTTCATGAGGAACGTCCCGCCAGGGGACAAAGACGTCTGGATGACCTTCGAGTCCATCGAGGACGGACAGCTGG AGCGTCCGTTACACCCCAAAGAGAAAGTCCTAGAGCAGGCTCTGCAGTGGTGCAAGATGGCCGATCCCAGCTCAGCCTACCTGGTGGTGAAGAGAGTTCCTAGAGGAGAAGGCATTAACATCCTCACCT CCTATAAGAGTGACATCATGAAGGTCGGTCTGTTGAAGAGTCGTGAGGAACCTCCGAAGCTGCTTCAGGGGAACAAGTTCCAGGAGAGAACGTTCCAGATCAGAAAcctcaaactgctgctgcttaaGGACAAGAAG AGCATCAAACAAGAGAAGGAATGGTGTCTGAAGTCCATGAAGATCTATATTGGCATCCGCAGGAAACTGAAGGCTCCGAGcag ATGGGGATTTACGGTGATGTCAGACAAACACCAGCT GTTTCTGTGTTGTAGCTGTGAGGCTGAACTGTGGGACTGGATCACCAGCTTCCTCAAAGCTCAG AACGATGACCCGGGTCCTCCGGTTCTGAGGCGTCACTCCTCCTCAGACATCTCCAAGCAGAAGTTCGGCACGATGCCGCTAGTCCCGATCAGAGGAGACGAGAGCAACAGCAGCATGCTGTCGGCCAATCAAACGCTG AGGAAGTTGCATGATAGAAGGACTCTCTCCATGTACTTT CCCATGAAGGTTCAGCAGGATTCGTTTGAGGAGCGTTCGGAGTCTCCTGACCTCCCCGAGCCGCTCTACGAGGAGGTCGGGGACTTCGGCCTTCAGGTCCTTAAATCTCTGGAAAGTAGCTTCCTGTCCAGCAGCGCCACAGAGACCCAGGAGGTCCCAGAACTCCCGCCGCTCAGACTGGTTCCTGTGGAGCACGTGACGGTCCCGAAACCGGTCTCTGCGGAGCTCctgcagcagagcggaggctgcacagcagcacaggagctgctgctgcaggagctgtCGTCAGCCTTCACCAAGAAGAccggggaggaagaggaggaggagaaggaggtgcaggagaagaaggagcaggaggaagtgcaggaggaggaagaggaggagcaggaggtgcAGGAGAGGCCGTATGATgtctga